One window from the genome of Gopherus evgoodei ecotype Sinaloan lineage chromosome 2, rGopEvg1_v1.p, whole genome shotgun sequence encodes:
- the C2H6orf62 gene encoding uncharacterized protein C6orf62 homolog isoform X1 has translation MGDPNSRKKQALNRLRAQLRKKKESLADQFDFKMYIAFVFKDKKKKSALFEVSEVIPVMTNNYEENILKGVRDSSYSLESSIELLQKDVVQLHAPRYQSMRRDVIGCTQEMDFILWPRNDIEKIVCLLFSRWKGSDDEPYRPVQVAKFEFHHGDYEKQFLHVLSRKDKTGIVINNPNQSVFLFIDRQHLQTPKNKATIFKLCSICLYLPQEQLTHWAVGTIEDHLCPYMPE, from the exons ATGGGGGACCCAAACTCCCGGAAGAAACAAGCTCTGAACAGACTTCGTGCTCAgcttagaaagaaaaaagaatcttTAGCTGACCAGTTTGATTTCAAGATGTATATTGCCTTTGTATTCAAGGACAAg aagaAGAAGTCAGCACTTTTTGAAGTGTCTGAAGTGATACCAGTCATGACCAATAATTATGAAGAAAATATCCTGAAAGGTGTGCGGGATTCCAGCTATTCCTTGGAAAGTTCCATAGAGCTTCTCCAGAAGGATGTAGTACAGCTTCATGCACCCCGCTACCAGTCTATGCGCAGG GATGTGATTGGCTGTACCCAGGAGATGGACTTCATTCTTTGGCCTCGGAATGATATTGAGAAGATAGTCTGTCTCCTGTTTTCTCGGTGGAAGGGATCTGATGATGAGCCCTACAGGCCTGTTCAGgta GCCAAGTTTGAATTTCATCATGGTGACTATGAAAAACAGTTTCTGCATGTTCTGAGCCGAAAGGACAAGACTGGAATTGTTATCAACAATCCTAACCAGTCAGTGTTTCTCTTCATTGACAGACAGCACTTGCAG ACTCCAAAAAACAAAGCTACAATCTTCAAGTTATGCAGCATCTGCCTGTACCTGCCACAGGAACAGCTCACCCACTGGGCGGTTGGTACCATAGAGGATCACCTCTGTCCTTATATGCCAGAGTAG
- the LOC115646574 gene encoding acyl-coenzyme A thioesterase 13-like isoform X2, which produces MTVLSATPGKLVCEMKIEEEHTNRGGTLHGGLTATLVDVVSTAALLYTERGMRGVSVDMNITYMSAAKIEEEILITAQILKQGRSIAFASVDVTNKATGKFVAQGRHTLYLGQ; this is translated from the exons ATGACAGTTCTTTCTGCAACTCCTGGAAAGCTTGTTTGTGAAATGAAAATAGAGGAGGAGCACACAAACAGAGGTGGCACATTGCATGGAGGTTTGACCGCTACACTGGTAGACGTAGTGTCAACAGCAGCATTGTTGTACACGGAAAGAGGAATGCGTGGGGTCAGTGTGGATATGAACATTAC ATACATGTCTGCTGCTAAGATTGAGGAAGAGATATTGATCACAGCTCAGATTCTGAAGCAAGGAAGAAGTATTGCCTTTGCCAGCGTGGATGTAACAAACAAGGCAACAGGAAAGTTTGTAGCACAAGGAAGACATACTCTATACCTAGGACAGTAA
- the C2H6orf62 gene encoding uncharacterized protein C6orf62 homolog isoform X2 yields MGDPNSRKKQALNRLRAQLRKKKESLADQFDFKMYIAFVFKDKKKKSALFEVSEVIPVMTNNYEENILKGVRDSSYSLESSIELLQKDVVQLHAPRYQSMRRDVIGCTQEMDFILWPRNDIEKIVCLLFSRWKGSDDEPYRPVQAKFEFHHGDYEKQFLHVLSRKDKTGIVINNPNQSVFLFIDRQHLQTPKNKATIFKLCSICLYLPQEQLTHWAVGTIEDHLCPYMPE; encoded by the exons ATGGGGGACCCAAACTCCCGGAAGAAACAAGCTCTGAACAGACTTCGTGCTCAgcttagaaagaaaaaagaatcttTAGCTGACCAGTTTGATTTCAAGATGTATATTGCCTTTGTATTCAAGGACAAg aagaAGAAGTCAGCACTTTTTGAAGTGTCTGAAGTGATACCAGTCATGACCAATAATTATGAAGAAAATATCCTGAAAGGTGTGCGGGATTCCAGCTATTCCTTGGAAAGTTCCATAGAGCTTCTCCAGAAGGATGTAGTACAGCTTCATGCACCCCGCTACCAGTCTATGCGCAGG GATGTGATTGGCTGTACCCAGGAGATGGACTTCATTCTTTGGCCTCGGAATGATATTGAGAAGATAGTCTGTCTCCTGTTTTCTCGGTGGAAGGGATCTGATGATGAGCCCTACAGGCCTGTTCAG GCCAAGTTTGAATTTCATCATGGTGACTATGAAAAACAGTTTCTGCATGTTCTGAGCCGAAAGGACAAGACTGGAATTGTTATCAACAATCCTAACCAGTCAGTGTTTCTCTTCATTGACAGACAGCACTTGCAG ACTCCAAAAAACAAAGCTACAATCTTCAAGTTATGCAGCATCTGCCTGTACCTGCCACAGGAACAGCTCACCCACTGGGCGGTTGGTACCATAGAGGATCACCTCTGTCCTTATATGCCAGAGTAG